The proteins below are encoded in one region of Shewanella algae:
- a CDS encoding YSC84-related protein yields MKAISSTLFALLALASSLLLIPTASANDSYSSAIATFKQASETHKFFDSAYGYAIFPTVGKGGLGIGAAYGKGRVYRGGVYTGESSMTQVSIGFQIGGQAYSEIIFFKDEQAYRDFTSGSFEFGAQASAVAINAGANAQAGTTGNSAGAGQSGGSQAAKASYINGMAVFTAAKGGLMVEAALAGQSFTFEAQ; encoded by the coding sequence ATGAAAGCCATTTCAAGTACCTTGTTTGCCTTATTAGCCCTGGCGAGCAGCCTGCTGCTGATCCCGACGGCCAGTGCCAATGACAGCTACAGCAGTGCCATAGCTACCTTCAAACAAGCCAGTGAAACCCATAAATTCTTCGACTCTGCCTATGGTTACGCCATATTTCCCACTGTCGGCAAGGGAGGTCTGGGCATAGGGGCGGCCTATGGTAAAGGACGTGTCTATCGCGGCGGCGTTTATACCGGTGAGTCGAGCATGACTCAGGTTTCCATCGGTTTTCAAATCGGTGGTCAGGCCTACAGCGAGATTATTTTCTTCAAGGATGAACAGGCCTACCGCGACTTTACCAGCGGCAGCTTTGAATTCGGCGCCCAGGCTTCCGCCGTAGCCATCAACGCCGGTGCCAACGCTCAGGCCGGTACTACAGGCAACTCGGCCGGAGCCGGCCAATCCGGCGGCAGTCAGGCTGCCAAGGCCTCCTATATCAACGGCATGGCGGTGTTTACTGCTGCCAAGGGTGGCCTCATGGTTGAAGCCGCACTTGCCGGACAATCATTTACCTTCGAAGCGCAATAA
- a CDS encoding alpha/beta hydrolase family protein: MGLPNSYSLLALCLIGMGTQVLAAERQHKITNQDFFEIANMGQVVLSPDAKMAAWLESRWDKNLDKAQKDIWLVDSKSRQSKRLTFSNESESAISWSPDGQYIYFLSSRGNAEQPAPFNAKPQIYRLSIQGGEAVPVTQEAGGVKSYQLSDDGSQLYFLTHKTLTDKDPWAGMRAAHQGPEYAHGSRDTNPLYRLDLNHFRKQLLLDDDKVVWEFSVSHDGNKLARITTEDNELVNLEGWSKVEIFDIKNAGNQVLADKLWREQAPSPYGWLLGLSWAEDNRRLAFRIDFDGHPGRLFISDTSKPEQAPLSVKRQGDMTLSGGDIHWRPGSEEICYRGADYALVRLYCTEINDLEQGDTRTLLQDDTVIGSYSFSHNGKQLAFSYNGLDHFYDLFIANAEKRKAPAKRLTNINPQTDSWLLPQLSIVKWQAADGTQVEGILELPPGYRKADGPLPLVVQIHGGPTAATPFALQHRSYGRATFAANGWALLSPNYRGSTGYGDKFLTDLVGHEHEIEVNDIMAGVDKLIAEGLVDADKLAVMGWSNGGYLTNALIASSDRFKAASSGAGVFDQRLQWMLEDTPGHVVNFMQGLPWEKPEAYTHGSSLTHADRIKTPTLIHIGEKDARVPLGHAQGLYRALKHYLNVPVELITYPGEGHGLSRYKHKQAKMDWDQAWFEHYVLGKPFP; the protein is encoded by the coding sequence ATGGGATTGCCTAACAGCTACAGCCTGCTGGCCCTGTGCCTTATCGGTATGGGAACCCAGGTATTGGCCGCAGAGCGGCAGCATAAAATAACCAACCAGGACTTTTTCGAGATAGCCAACATGGGCCAGGTAGTGCTCAGCCCGGATGCCAAAATGGCCGCCTGGCTGGAATCGCGCTGGGACAAAAATCTGGATAAGGCCCAGAAAGACATCTGGCTGGTCGACAGCAAGAGCCGCCAGAGCAAACGACTGACCTTCAGCAACGAGAGTGAAAGCGCTATCAGCTGGAGCCCGGATGGCCAATATATCTACTTTCTCAGCAGCCGCGGCAATGCCGAGCAGCCGGCGCCCTTCAACGCCAAACCGCAAATTTATCGTCTCTCTATCCAAGGTGGTGAAGCTGTTCCCGTTACCCAAGAGGCCGGTGGCGTCAAGAGTTACCAGCTGAGTGACGATGGCAGCCAGCTCTATTTCCTGACCCATAAGACCCTGACAGACAAAGATCCCTGGGCCGGTATGCGCGCCGCTCACCAAGGCCCTGAGTATGCTCACGGCAGTCGCGATACCAATCCCCTGTACCGCCTGGATCTGAACCATTTTCGCAAGCAGTTGCTGCTGGATGATGACAAAGTGGTTTGGGAGTTCAGCGTCAGCCATGATGGCAATAAACTGGCGCGGATCACCACAGAAGACAACGAGTTGGTCAATCTGGAAGGTTGGTCCAAGGTAGAAATCTTCGATATCAAAAACGCCGGCAACCAGGTTCTGGCCGACAAGCTTTGGCGTGAACAGGCGCCCTCTCCTTACGGCTGGCTGCTGGGGCTGAGTTGGGCCGAAGATAACCGCCGTCTCGCCTTCAGAATCGATTTTGACGGCCATCCCGGCAGGCTGTTTATCAGTGATACCAGTAAACCCGAACAGGCACCTTTGAGTGTTAAACGCCAGGGTGATATGACACTCAGCGGCGGCGACATCCATTGGCGTCCGGGCAGTGAAGAAATCTGCTATCGCGGCGCCGATTATGCGCTGGTACGCCTCTACTGCACTGAAATCAATGACCTGGAACAGGGTGACACCCGGACTCTGCTGCAGGATGATACCGTCATCGGCAGCTACAGTTTCAGTCACAACGGCAAGCAACTGGCGTTCAGCTATAACGGCCTGGATCACTTCTACGATCTGTTTATCGCCAACGCCGAGAAACGCAAAGCACCGGCCAAACGCCTGACCAATATCAATCCGCAAACCGATTCCTGGTTGCTGCCACAACTGAGCATAGTCAAGTGGCAAGCCGCCGATGGCACTCAGGTTGAAGGCATACTGGAATTACCACCCGGCTACCGCAAAGCCGATGGCCCCCTGCCACTTGTTGTGCAAATTCACGGAGGCCCCACTGCTGCTACCCCGTTTGCACTGCAACACAGATCCTATGGCCGTGCTACTTTCGCCGCCAACGGCTGGGCCTTGTTGTCGCCCAACTACCGCGGCTCTACCGGCTATGGCGACAAGTTCCTCACTGATCTGGTGGGCCATGAACACGAGATTGAGGTAAACGACATCATGGCCGGTGTGGACAAGCTGATTGCCGAGGGCCTGGTCGATGCCGACAAGCTGGCCGTCATGGGCTGGAGCAACGGCGGCTATCTGACCAATGCACTTATCGCCAGCAGCGACAGATTCAAGGCTGCCAGTTCAGGGGCCGGAGTATTCGATCAGCGCCTACAATGGATGCTGGAAGATACGCCCGGACATGTGGTCAATTTTATGCAGGGCTTGCCATGGGAAAAACCCGAGGCTTATACCCATGGCTCGTCGCTGACGCATGCAGACAGAATAAAGACCCCGACACTTATCCATATCGGAGAGAAAGACGCCAGGGTACCTTTAGGGCACGCCCAGGGGCTATATCGCGCCCTCAAGCATTACCTGAATGTGCCGGTGGAACTGATTACTTACCCGGGTGAAGGCCATGGTTTGAGCCGCTACAAGCACAAACAAGCCAAGATGGACTGGGATCAGGCCTGGTTTGAACATTATGTTCTCGGCAAACCCTTTCCTTAG
- a CDS encoding nitrous oxide-stimulated promoter family protein — translation MELLQGKLLTEFRTVSAMVWIYCRDHHPRTEDGSLCPDCQALMEYAHTRLDRCPYGESKPTCNKCPVHCYKPEPKEQMRQVMRYAGPRMLLSHPILALRHLWCERKAAPGKPPKDASNRHKRMQCAKN, via the coding sequence ATGGAACTGCTGCAAGGAAAACTACTGACCGAATTCCGCACTGTTTCTGCCATGGTGTGGATCTACTGCCGTGACCATCACCCCAGAACTGAAGATGGCAGCCTCTGCCCCGACTGTCAGGCCTTGATGGAGTACGCTCACACCCGCCTCGACCGCTGCCCCTACGGTGAAAGCAAGCCCACCTGCAACAAATGCCCGGTACACTGCTACAAACCTGAACCCAAAGAACAGATGCGTCAGGTGATGCGTTACGCCGGTCCCAGAATGCTGTTGAGCCACCCGATACTGGCACTGCGCCACCTCTGGTGCGAGCGCAAAGCCGCGCCGGGCAAGCCTCCGAAGGACGCCTCCAACCGCCATAAGCGCATGCAGTGCGCCAAAAACTGA
- a CDS encoding DsrE/DsrF/TusD sulfur relay family protein, whose translation MQKLLIVAHASPYGTEKLFNTLRIALALKDQEQTEVELKLFLMSDAVFGAVKGQNTPDLSYNLQQMFEILTAQGVPLLLCKTCVEARGVVADMLLDGAAIGTLGDLSRWTLEADKVIHI comes from the coding sequence ATGCAAAAATTACTGATAGTGGCTCACGCCAGCCCTTATGGCACAGAAAAATTATTCAACACTCTGCGTATCGCCCTGGCGCTGAAAGACCAGGAGCAGACCGAAGTGGAGCTCAAGTTATTCCTGATGTCAGACGCTGTCTTTGGCGCAGTAAAAGGTCAGAATACCCCTGATCTCAGCTACAACCTGCAGCAGATGTTTGAAATCCTTACTGCTCAGGGTGTGCCCTTGCTGCTGTGCAAGACCTGTGTTGAAGCCCGCGGCGTAGTGGCCGACATGCTGCTGGACGGTGCCGCCATTGGCACACTCGGCGATTTGAGCCGCTGGACCCTGGAAGCCGACAAGGTTATCCATATCTAG
- a CDS encoding protein adenylyltransferase SelO produces the protein MKFKQDYFTRLAGFYQQVLPAGLPSPHWLAWSDDAAALLGLTAPNETLLQQLAGNQRMPGAEYYAQVYSGHQFGGYSPRLGDGRSIILGEAQGPDGAWDLALKGAGPTPYSRHGDGRAVMRSAVREFLVSEALYHLGVPTTRALAVIGSELPVWRESLEKGAITVRLARSHIRFGHFEYFCYSEKGQADKLKQLLDFTLSQHYPQFSLDYEGYKAWFALVVRDTARMIAHWQAVGFAHGVMNTDNMSILGDSFDFGPFAFLDTFKEDFICNHSDPEGRYAFGQQPGVGLWNLQRLAQALTPVLASDDLIAALNSYQHELVQQYLGLMRAKLGLAPLAEDLSRDARLEQDNKDLALIGAFTGLLEQNALDYTQSLRRFGELDPKAENSSLRDDFINRQGWDDWLPEYRRRIDTRQGLEQWQAERRAHNPKYILRNYLAQEAIIAIEEEGNSQPLEQLYQLLRRPFDEQPEMQEFAKRPPDWGQGLIMSCSS, from the coding sequence ATGAAATTTAAACAGGATTACTTCACCCGCCTGGCGGGATTTTACCAGCAGGTACTGCCTGCCGGGCTACCTTCGCCCCATTGGTTGGCCTGGAGTGATGATGCGGCGGCGCTTTTGGGCCTGACTGCCCCCAATGAAACCCTGCTGCAGCAACTCGCCGGCAACCAGAGAATGCCGGGCGCCGAATATTACGCCCAAGTCTACAGTGGACATCAGTTTGGCGGTTACAGCCCCAGGTTGGGCGATGGCCGTTCGATCATTCTCGGTGAGGCGCAGGGGCCTGACGGTGCCTGGGATTTGGCCTTGAAGGGCGCGGGACCCACGCCATACTCGCGTCACGGTGATGGCCGTGCAGTGATGCGTTCTGCGGTGCGCGAGTTTCTGGTTTCCGAGGCGCTGTATCATTTGGGCGTGCCCACCACCAGGGCGTTGGCGGTGATCGGCTCTGAGCTGCCGGTGTGGCGCGAGTCGCTGGAAAAAGGCGCCATTACCGTGCGCCTGGCCCGCAGCCATATACGTTTTGGCCACTTCGAGTATTTCTGTTACAGCGAGAAGGGTCAGGCCGACAAGCTCAAGCAGCTGCTCGATTTCACCCTCAGCCAACATTATCCCCAGTTCAGCCTGGACTATGAGGGCTACAAGGCCTGGTTTGCTCTGGTGGTACGTGATACCGCGCGTATGATAGCCCACTGGCAAGCGGTGGGCTTTGCCCACGGGGTGATGAATACCGACAATATGTCGATTCTTGGTGACAGCTTCGACTTTGGCCCCTTCGCCTTCCTCGATACCTTCAAGGAAGACTTTATCTGTAACCATTCTGATCCCGAGGGACGCTACGCCTTCGGTCAGCAACCCGGCGTCGGCTTGTGGAACCTGCAACGTTTGGCGCAGGCGTTGACGCCAGTGCTGGCTTCCGATGATTTGATAGCCGCGCTCAATAGCTATCAGCATGAGTTAGTGCAGCAATATCTTGGCTTGATGCGCGCCAAGTTGGGGCTGGCACCTTTGGCCGAAGATTTAAGCCGTGATGCCCGGCTGGAGCAGGACAACAAGGACCTGGCGCTTATTGGTGCCTTTACCGGCTTGTTGGAACAAAACGCCTTGGACTACACCCAGAGCCTGCGCCGCTTCGGCGAGCTGGATCCCAAGGCAGAAAACAGTAGTCTGAGGGATGATTTTATCAATCGTCAGGGCTGGGATGACTGGCTGCCCGAGTACCGGCGCCGTATCGATACCCGTCAGGGACTTGAACAGTGGCAGGCCGAGCGCCGGGCCCATAACCCCAAATATATCTTGCGCAACTATCTGGCTCAGGAAGCGATAATTGCCATCGAAGAGGAGGGCAATAGCCAGCCGCTTGAGCAGTTGTACCAGCTCCTCAGGCGCCCGTTCGATGAGCAGCCTGAGATGCAGGAGTTTGCCAAGCGACCACCGGATTGGGGTCAGGGGTTGATCATGTCCTGCAGCAGTTAA
- a CDS encoding DUF3630 family protein — translation MQYQNLSLDPEHKTLSMTAGVEFEAFDSFAEPLCRALDAKVLERQWGADRHQWLLDFEGSLLWLNYEFYGDVCWLSCQSEQDWDVLVYLKHLLESQA, via the coding sequence ATGCAGTATCAAAATCTTAGCTTGGATCCCGAGCATAAAACCCTGTCGATGACGGCTGGGGTCGAGTTCGAAGCCTTCGACAGCTTTGCCGAGCCCCTGTGCCGGGCGCTCGATGCCAAGGTGCTGGAGCGGCAATGGGGGGCTGATCGTCACCAATGGCTGCTGGATTTTGAAGGCAGTCTCTTGTGGCTCAACTATGAGTTCTACGGCGATGTGTGCTGGTTGAGCTGCCAGAGTGAACAAGACTGGGATGTGTTGGTATACCTGAAGCACTTACTGGAGTCACAGGCATGA
- a CDS encoding serine/threonine protein kinase, whose protein sequence is MTEKRATAAFHYRDLSPELILDAIESLAIYPETGLTPLNSYENRVYQFRCDRGQRYVVKFYRPERWTDAQILEEHKFTFELAEAEIPIAAPVVLDGRSLHHFKEWRFALFPSIGGRSFEVDNLDQIEGAGQFIGRLHQYSRGSLFKQRLNLTPTTLGTPALEQLQCTELIPNALREHLLEAALSLFSELQRRWQGIEYQSMRLHGDLHPGNILWTPNGPGFVDLDDACNGPAVQDLWMMLSGDRQQQTLQLEVLLEAYEAFSNFDTKELQLIEPLRALRMLHYNAWLAKRWDDPAFPRHFPWFATEEYWRQQLQAFKEQQQRLDEPPLSLILY, encoded by the coding sequence ATGACAGAAAAGCGGGCCACGGCGGCGTTTCATTATCGGGATCTTTCCCCTGAACTGATTTTGGATGCCATTGAAAGTCTGGCGATTTACCCCGAGACGGGGCTAACGCCACTCAACAGCTATGAGAACCGGGTCTATCAGTTTCGTTGCGATCGCGGCCAGAGGTACGTGGTTAAGTTCTATCGCCCCGAGCGTTGGACCGATGCCCAGATTTTGGAAGAGCATAAATTTACGTTCGAGCTGGCCGAAGCCGAGATCCCCATTGCTGCACCTGTGGTGCTCGATGGCCGCAGTCTGCATCACTTCAAAGAGTGGCGTTTTGCGCTGTTTCCTTCCATAGGCGGTCGCAGCTTTGAGGTGGACAACCTAGATCAGATAGAGGGCGCCGGCCAGTTCATCGGCCGTTTGCACCAGTATTCCCGTGGCAGCCTGTTCAAGCAGCGTTTGAACCTGACGCCGACAACCCTGGGGACTCCGGCGCTGGAGCAATTGCAGTGCACAGAGCTGATCCCGAACGCTTTGCGGGAACATCTGCTCGAGGCGGCGTTAAGCCTCTTCTCTGAGCTGCAGCGGCGTTGGCAAGGTATCGAATACCAGAGTATGCGTCTGCATGGCGATCTGCATCCCGGCAATATTCTCTGGACCCCCAATGGCCCCGGGTTTGTTGATCTCGACGATGCCTGCAACGGCCCTGCGGTGCAGGATCTGTGGATGATGCTGTCCGGCGACAGGCAGCAACAGACGTTGCAGTTGGAAGTCTTGCTGGAGGCCTACGAGGCCTTCTCCAACTTCGATACCAAAGAGCTGCAGTTGATAGAGCCACTCAGGGCCCTGCGAATGCTGCATTACAACGCCTGGCTGGCCAAGCGCTGGGACGACCCCGCGTTTCCGCGCCACTTCCCCTGGTTTGCGACCGAAGAATACTGGCGACAGCAGTTGCAGGCATTTAAAGAACAGCAACAGCGCTTGGATGAGCCGCCACTGAGTCTTATTCTTTATTGA
- a CDS encoding thiol:disulfide interchange protein DsbA/DsbL — MKKILMLAAAFLLLPLAATAAQYKEGVHYTVVSEGPASAKPEITEFFSFYCPHCYNFEKNVIPKLKARLPEGVAFEQNHVDFIGREMGVEMSRAFATAEVLKVSDKVNHAMFSAIQDKKQHFTNRDDIKAIFVANGVDPKQFDSAANSFMVNSMVANMKRNTENAKISGVPALVVNGKYRVETGAIKSYDEMLDIAIYLTQLK; from the coding sequence ATGAAGAAAATCCTGATGTTGGCGGCGGCATTTTTGCTGCTTCCCCTGGCGGCCACAGCGGCCCAGTACAAAGAAGGCGTGCATTATACTGTGGTTAGTGAAGGCCCCGCCTCCGCCAAGCCTGAAATCACAGAGTTTTTCTCTTTCTACTGTCCTCATTGCTATAACTTTGAAAAGAACGTGATCCCCAAGCTGAAGGCTCGTCTGCCCGAAGGTGTGGCTTTTGAGCAAAACCATGTCGACTTTATCGGCCGCGAGATGGGTGTTGAGATGTCCCGTGCTTTCGCCACTGCCGAAGTACTGAAGGTGTCTGATAAAGTCAATCATGCCATGTTCAGCGCGATTCAGGACAAGAAGCAGCACTTCACCAATCGTGATGACATCAAGGCTATCTTTGTTGCCAATGGTGTGGATCCCAAGCAGTTTGATTCTGCGGCCAACTCTTTTATGGTCAACAGCATGGTGGCTAACATGAAGCGCAACACAGAAAACGCCAAGATCTCAGGTGTTCCAGCGCTGGTGGTGAATGGTAAGTATCGGGTTGAAACCGGTGCCATCAAGTCTTATGACGAGATGTTGGATATTGCTATCTATCTGACTCAGCTGAAATAA
- a CDS encoding DUF1107 domain-containing protein — translation MRVFPVYAPKLIVKHVRIFLTGAVWVKDLGRLEFDKGRFLLPRKSLPKVKQAIMELNELIETQNSQAKTV, via the coding sequence GTGCGTGTATTTCCTGTCTATGCTCCCAAGCTGATTGTCAAACACGTAAGGATATTCTTGACCGGCGCCGTTTGGGTGAAAGATCTGGGAAGATTAGAGTTTGATAAAGGGCGCTTTTTGCTGCCGAGAAAAAGCCTGCCAAAGGTAAAGCAGGCTATCATGGAATTGAACGAACTCATTGAAACTCAGAATAGCCAAGCTAAAACCGTTTAG
- the zapB gene encoding cell division protein ZapB — MSLELLSKLETKIQAALENIELLKMELEEEKQKNAHLIEQNQQLQQDLNSWNEKVTGLVGLLNDEVN, encoded by the coding sequence ATGAGCCTAGAATTACTGTCCAAACTGGAGACCAAGATCCAGGCCGCGCTCGAAAATATTGAGCTTCTGAAAATGGAGCTGGAAGAAGAAAAGCAGAAGAATGCCCATCTGATAGAGCAAAACCAACAACTTCAGCAAGATCTCAACTCGTGGAACGAGAAAGTCACCGGCCTTGTTGGTCTGCTCAACGACGAAGTCAACTGA
- a CDS encoding RidA family protein, with product MTIQRIDTNPRMSSIVIHNNTVYLCGQVAKDKFADIQQQTRTMLEEVDELLKRAGSSRERILSATIYLKQMSDYDAMNAIWDAWLPAGHAPARACVEAAIAEPEYLVEVSVIAAI from the coding sequence ATGACAATTCAACGTATCGATACCAATCCGCGCATGAGCAGCATAGTGATCCACAACAACACGGTTTATCTCTGTGGTCAGGTTGCCAAGGATAAGTTTGCCGATATTCAGCAGCAGACCCGTACCATGCTCGAAGAGGTGGATGAACTGCTCAAGCGGGCAGGCAGTAGTCGTGAGCGGATCCTCTCTGCGACTATCTACCTGAAACAGATGAGCGATTATGATGCCATGAATGCTATCTGGGATGCCTGGCTACCGGCGGGGCATGCACCGGCCAGAGCCTGTGTGGAGGCGGCTATTGCCGAACCCGAGTATCTGGTGGAAGTCTCGGTTATTGCGGCGATTTAA
- a CDS encoding Rho-binding antiterminator — protein sequence MKPYQAIDCGRYDYLELACIRGYPLKIELLQGEILHGKALITETRPDKSEWLLVQTATSNRAIRMDQLLAITPEQEGAEFGRVLIASAGCEI from the coding sequence ATGAAACCTTACCAAGCCATAGATTGCGGCCGCTATGATTACCTGGAGTTGGCCTGTATTCGCGGTTATCCGCTGAAAATAGAGCTGTTGCAAGGAGAGATACTGCATGGCAAGGCGCTGATCACCGAGACCCGTCCCGACAAGAGCGAGTGGCTGCTGGTGCAAACGGCCACCAGCAACCGCGCCATTCGAATGGATCAACTGTTGGCTATCACACCTGAGCAGGAAGGCGCCGAGTTTGGCCGAGTGCTGATTGCCTCGGCAGGCTGTGAGATTTAA
- a CDS encoding outer membrane beta-barrel protein: MKIQSLVLASAAALAFSAPSFAADWFVGGGVGAQQNDYSHKPTDGGKFSDDDRNAVYMLRGGAFLTPNQRLYATYSYNSDDFAKQQMGLVSYDYLIGLDQANKLNWFVGASAGINHTAPDSGALESDNNFVWGGQTGLVYKLSDNLNTEIGYRYLKQDYDNKIDSGKYALDNTQQLYLSVDYRF, encoded by the coding sequence ATGAAAATTCAATCTCTAGTACTGGCTTCCGCTGCGGCTCTCGCTTTCTCAGCCCCTTCTTTTGCAGCTGACTGGTTTGTTGGCGGCGGTGTTGGTGCGCAGCAAAATGACTACTCTCATAAACCCACTGATGGCGGCAAGTTCAGCGATGATGATCGCAATGCCGTCTACATGCTGCGTGGTGGTGCCTTCCTGACCCCCAACCAGCGTCTCTACGCGACGTACAGCTACAACAGCGATGACTTTGCCAAGCAGCAGATGGGGCTGGTTTCCTATGACTACCTGATAGGTTTGGATCAGGCCAACAAACTGAACTGGTTTGTCGGTGCCAGCGCCGGTATCAACCACACGGCACCGGATAGCGGTGCCCTGGAATCAGACAATAATTTTGTCTGGGGTGGTCAGACAGGTCTGGTGTATAAGCTGAGCGACAATCTCAATACCGAGATAGGTTATCGCTATCTGAAGCAGGACTATGACAACAAGATAGACTCAGGCAAATATGCACTGGATAACACCCAGCAACTGTACCTGAGTGTCGACTATCGATTCTAG
- a CDS encoding esterase/lipase family protein produces the protein MRLVFVHGWSVTSTETYGYLPQALAKLADTELEVSHLHLGRYISFQDQVKLEDVALAFEAARREVLGDEPFAVITHSTGAAVIRCWLETFFGAQKLAACPVTHMIMLAPANHGSALAQLGKSRLARIKAWFDGLEPGQKILDWLELGSLGQAALSKAWLNYDFEAARLWPLVLTGESIDASLYDYLNSYTAEPGSDGVVRVAAANMNYARLQLVEQAQECDSFDGACVAKLAPESFIQAPVSGFGIIPKASHSKEKMGIMRSVSRRNAANKPVVQAILNWLKVDSVEAYRRACQELTRQTQSRTTKKRYTMLVIRVWDDTGAAIEDFDFYLLSGEQYLPGILPRGFMQDKQRNQQSPNCLTLYLDAAKMQTLPQGKIGFKLVPRPDDGACYYRAVEFQSDAGAVSRLLKEDATLEVDLLLKRHRDAGLFTLISPEEGGDFSRLAPQGELTDI, from the coding sequence ATGAGACTGGTATTTGTACACGGCTGGAGTGTGACGTCCACAGAGACCTATGGTTATTTGCCGCAGGCATTGGCCAAGCTGGCAGACACTGAGCTTGAGGTGAGTCATCTGCACCTGGGACGCTATATCAGTTTTCAGGACCAGGTGAAGTTGGAGGACGTTGCGCTGGCCTTCGAGGCTGCCAGACGTGAAGTGCTGGGGGATGAACCTTTCGCGGTGATCACCCACAGCACTGGAGCAGCCGTGATACGTTGCTGGTTGGAGACCTTCTTCGGAGCCCAAAAATTGGCGGCTTGTCCCGTGACTCATATGATCATGCTGGCACCGGCCAACCACGGCTCCGCCTTGGCACAGCTTGGCAAGTCGCGCCTCGCCAGGATTAAGGCCTGGTTCGATGGATTGGAGCCGGGGCAGAAGATCCTCGACTGGTTGGAGCTGGGCAGCCTGGGGCAGGCTGCTTTAAGTAAAGCCTGGTTGAACTATGATTTTGAGGCCGCTCGGCTTTGGCCCTTGGTGCTGACCGGCGAAAGTATAGATGCGTCCCTCTATGATTATCTCAACTCCTATACCGCCGAGCCGGGCTCGGATGGTGTCGTGCGGGTCGCCGCGGCAAATATGAATTATGCTCGCTTGCAATTGGTGGAGCAGGCACAGGAATGTGACAGCTTTGATGGTGCCTGCGTGGCCAAGCTGGCGCCGGAAAGTTTCATTCAGGCCCCTGTCAGTGGCTTCGGCATTATTCCCAAGGCCAGCCACAGCAAAGAGAAAATGGGGATCATGCGTTCCGTCAGCCGTAGAAACGCTGCCAACAAGCCGGTAGTGCAGGCGATTCTGAATTGGTTGAAGGTCGACTCGGTAGAGGCTTACCGCCGTGCCTGTCAGGAGCTTACGCGGCAAACCCAAAGCCGGACCACCAAGAAGCGTTACACCATGCTGGTGATTCGGGTGTGGGATGATACCGGCGCCGCCATAGAGGATTTCGATTTTTATCTGCTCAGTGGCGAGCAGTATCTGCCGGGTATTCTGCCAAGAGGCTTTATGCAGGATAAGCAGCGCAACCAGCAGAGCCCCAACTGCCTGACCCTGTATCTGGATGCCGCCAAGATGCAGACCCTGCCTCAAGGGAAAATCGGCTTTAAGTTGGTACCGCGCCCAGATGATGGCGCCTGTTATTATCGTGCGGTTGAGTTCCAGTCTGATGCCGGCGCGGTATCCAGGCTGCTGAAGGAGGACGCCACTTTGGAAGTGGATCTCTTGCTTAAGCGGCACAGGGATGCAGGGCTGTTTACTCTGATCAGCCCTGAAGAGGGCGGCGACTTTTCCCGCTTAGCTCCCCAGGGGGAACTTACCGATATTTGA